In a genomic window of Mageeibacillus indolicus UPII9-5:
- a CDS encoding EndoU domain-containing protein: MKSGGHGQTGLKELNKYDIEYHIVKTYPNGVRVGYVPDHKKRAKQDGVNPAWFPASWTTKDIKHAGEHVANLKGNKHMRDRVIVFGNWKGVRVGVIRTHGQIGTLFPDSNQQFKKRGNK, from the coding sequence ATAAAGTCCGGCGGTCATGGTCAGACAGGTCTTAAAGAACTGAATAAATACGACATTGAGTATCATATCGTGAAAACATATCCTAATGGGGTGAGGGTTGGATATGTGCCGGATCATAAGAAACGTGCAAAACAAGATGGTGTTAATCCAGCGTGGTTTCCGGCTAGTTGGACTACCAAGGACATTAAGCATGCAGGAGAACATGTTGCTAACTTAAAAGGAAACAAACATATGAGAGATAGGGTTATTGTATTTGGTAATTGGAAAGGAGTGCGTGTGGGAGTTATACGAACACACGGTCAAATCGGCACATTATTTCCTGATTCAAATCAACAGTTCAAGAAAAGAGGTAATAAATAA
- a CDS encoding ImmA/IrrE family metallo-endopeptidase: MKESKENPPTIYYNDMFESEGAIRLSIFHEIGHYICEDEDDSKDDLADYFARHFMCPTAYLMLKGIESPNEIVAFCGVSFEAARNASANIASRKKKFGFKLFSHEEEFIKKIDPIASVA, from the coding sequence GTGAAAGAGTCTAAAGAAAACCCGCCAACAATTTATTACAATGACATGTTTGAATCAGAAGGCGCAATCCGTCTTTCTATTTTTCATGAAATTGGGCATTATATTTGCGAAGATGAAGATGATTCTAAAGATGATTTAGCTGATTATTTTGCACGGCATTTTATGTGTCCAACTGCTTATCTTATGTTGAAGGGTATAGAATCACCTAATGAGATTGTGGCATTTTGTGGTGTAAGTTTTGAAGCTGCGCGCAATGCAAGCGCAAATATTGCAAGTCGTAAGAAAAAATTCGGATTTAAATTATTTAGTCATGAAGAGGAATTTATAAAAAAGATTGATCCAATAGCATCGGTTGCATGA
- a CDS encoding alpha/beta fold hydrolase, producing MKILFLHGLGQNKISWGETIQLLNCRDVNCIDVIPNNIENQSFSSLANQLEIKINEESSPLIICGLSLGAVLGLELYFRQPQKNCSVNFGCTTIQDA from the coding sequence ATGAAAATATTATTTTTACACGGACTTGGTCAGAATAAAATATCGTGGGGCGAAACGATACAATTACTTAATTGTAGAGATGTAAATTGTATTGATGTAATTCCAAACAACATCGAAAATCAGAGTTTTAGTTCTTTAGCAAATCAACTTGAGATTAAAATAAATGAGGAAAGCAGCCCTTTGATTATTTGTGGTTTAAGTCTAGGTGCAGTATTAGGACTGGAGTTATATTTTAGGCAACCCCAAAAAAATTGCAGCGTTAATTTTGGCTGCACCACAATACAAGATGCCTAA
- a CDS encoding DUF624 domain-containing protein, whose protein sequence is MRLFDPDNALFRRVGMVADVFGLSILWLFTSAPLFTMALTSAALYDAVYHSLRLKEGHAYARFWQSCRQNWRILLPAGLIWGVAAYWLYYAVSLAGALAHGGDKTAIIIYTAAKILLVIPFGWCVWSVVILARFRRTLKEAHVLGFKLALASLPSTIVMVLLVVEIFKLGAKYYFTTLVSPVLTAWLLSLFAERIFAKYTKDDSEH, encoded by the coding sequence ATGCGACTTTTCGATCCGGATAACGCACTTTTCCGTCGGGTAGGTATGGTGGCTGATGTGTTTGGCCTGAGCATATTATGGCTTTTTACATCAGCACCGTTATTCACTATGGCTCTTACTTCGGCTGCTTTGTATGATGCTGTCTACCACTCGTTACGTCTGAAAGAAGGTCATGCTTATGCGCGTTTTTGGCAGAGTTGTCGGCAAAATTGGCGGATACTACTCCCGGCCGGCTTGATCTGGGGCGTTGCCGCTTACTGGCTGTATTATGCGGTCAGTTTGGCGGGCGCTCTGGCACATGGCGGTGATAAAACGGCAATTATAATTTACACAGCCGCGAAAATATTGTTAGTTATCCCGTTCGGCTGGTGCGTTTGGTCGGTCGTTATATTGGCGAGGTTCCGGCGAACCTTAAAAGAAGCGCATGTTTTAGGCTTCAAACTGGCGCTGGCTTCCTTGCCCTCCACCATTGTGATGGTGTTGCTGGTTGTGGAAATCTTTAAACTTGGCGCGAAATATTATTTTACGACGCTGGTTTCGCCGGTGCTGACGGCATGGCTGCTGTCGCTTTTTGCCGAAAGAATTTTTGCCAAATACACCAAAGATGACAGTGAGCACTGA
- a CDS encoding ATP-binding protein — protein MEVQRPRYLNQLIDKKDNGRVKIITGIRRCGKSYLLFELYKKHLLSCGVSENQMIMIALDSLQNIKYRNPIELDSFLRGKIEDNGIKHYIFIDEIQFVEEIPNPYLEGSYSKITFVDLVLGLMKIPNVDVYITGSNSKMLSSDVLTQFRDRGDEIRVYPFSFAEFYSCYEGDKRKAFDEYCLYGGMPMSVQLKSHEKKSEYLKNIFTSTYIKDVIERNKILKDTSILDDLLDIISSSIGSLSNPTKLANTFISEKNIKISQFTVSTYLDYFIDAFLIEKARRYDVKGKKYISSPYKYYFSDIGLRNARLNFRQNEQSHIMENVIYNELRMRGLNVDVGVVEYNYKDESKKTVRKNLEVDFVINRGSNRYYIQSALNVDTKEKQIQETESLRRTGDSFKKVVIVRNNIVPRYDDDGILYIGVEDFLLDEAALDL, from the coding sequence ATGGAAGTACAAAGACCAAGATACTTAAACCAACTTATAGATAAAAAAGATAATGGAAGAGTAAAGATTATTACAGGCATTAGAAGGTGTGGGAAATCATATCTTTTATTTGAATTATACAAAAAGCACCTACTTTCCTGTGGAGTAAGTGAAAATCAAATGATAATGATTGCCCTTGACAGTCTACAGAATATTAAGTACAGGAATCCAATCGAGCTGGATAGCTTTTTAAGAGGTAAAATTGAAGATAATGGAATTAAGCACTATATTTTTATTGATGAGATTCAGTTTGTAGAAGAAATTCCCAATCCATATTTGGAAGGAAGTTATTCAAAAATTACATTTGTCGATTTGGTACTAGGATTAATGAAAATACCGAATGTAGATGTGTATATTACAGGCAGTAATTCCAAAATGCTTTCATCAGATGTATTGACGCAATTTCGAGATCGTGGTGATGAAATAAGGGTATACCCATTTTCATTTGCAGAGTTTTATTCATGTTATGAAGGGGATAAAAGAAAGGCTTTTGACGAGTATTGTCTATATGGCGGAATGCCAATGTCTGTACAGCTTAAAAGCCATGAAAAAAAGAGTGAGTATTTGAAGAATATTTTTACAAGTACCTATATTAAAGATGTAATAGAGCGTAATAAAATCTTAAAAGACACATCTATATTGGATGATTTGCTAGATATTATATCTTCATCTATTGGCTCTTTATCTAATCCGACAAAATTAGCTAATACTTTTATATCAGAAAAAAATATAAAGATATCTCAGTTTACAGTAAGCACTTACCTAGATTATTTTATAGATGCTTTTTTAATTGAGAAAGCCAGAAGATATGATGTGAAAGGGAAAAAATATATATCATCTCCGTACAAATACTATTTTTCAGATATTGGACTTAGAAATGCAAGGTTAAATTTCAGGCAGAATGAGCAATCACATATCATGGAGAATGTAATATATAATGAACTTCGAATGAGGGGATTAAATGTAGACGTTGGTGTTGTGGAATACAACTATAAAGATGAGAGTAAAAAAACTGTCAGAAAGAACTTAGAAGTCGACTTTGTTATAAATAGGGGAAGTAACAGATATTATATTCAATCGGCACTTAATGTTGATACAAAAGAAAAGCAAATACAAGAAACAGAATCTTTGAGGAGAACCGGAGATTCCTTTAAAAAGGTTGTTATAGTTAGAAATAATATTGTGCCAAGATATGATGATGATGGTATTTTATATATTGGTGTAGAGGACTTTCTTTTAGATGAAGCTGCATTGGATTTATAA